The DNA sequence GACCACCAGTTTGATCACTCCTGCTGGGATTAGTGAGGAATGACAAGCGAAAGAGGAGACCTactcagttgcacaactgaacgTTGCATTTAACCCAAATCctttgaatcagagaggtgaggggggctgccttaatcgatgtCATTGGCACCCAGTTGTTGTTGGGTGTTAACTGCCTCaagggcagaatggcagatttttacACCTtgccggctcagggattcaaaccagcaaccttttggttactggcccaatgctcttaacctctaggctacctgggAAAAAGGATAAGAAGAGGTAAGAGGCAGtcaacagagggagggatggagactgGGAGAACGTGGAGAGCGACAGATCAAATTTGCATTTTTCTTTTGTTATAGCAATCCGGCCGGTCCGAGTCTATGCTGATGGGATCTTTGACCTCTTCCACTCTGGACATGCTCGCGCTCTGATGCAAGCCAAGAACCTGTTCCCCAACACACATCTCATAGTGGGAGGTAAATAGTGCCTTTAAAATAGATCACAGAcagtgattggatcatattgatcagatcaCGAAACTCACATTTTAGCGGCACAAGGTGTAAATTATGTTTTTGTGTGTCTGTCCTCGAAGTCTGCAGTGATGAACTCACACACCGGTATAAGGGCTACACGGTGATGACAGAGTCTGAGCGCTACGAAGCCCTGATACACTGTCGCTATGTGGATGAGGTGGTACGGGACGCTCCCTGGACCCTCAGCCCTGACTTCCTGAAGAAACATAAGGTCAGCACTTCTGGACAAGggtcacatatactgtacatcagtGTTTCTCAACCAGGGGTTTTAGGCCCTATCCAGCTAGGACCTATCCACAGGGGGCACCAGgccctatccacagggggtactgggacctatccacagggggtactaggacctATCCACAGGGGATACTAGgccctatccacagggggtactaggacctatccacagggggtactaggacctatccacagggggtaccaggctctatccacaggggtactaggacctaACAACAGCGGGTACTAGGACCTACccacagggggtacttgagaagactcatgagaccataagCTTACTGGTAAAATGTAAATGAGGCGATACTTCAAGGGTTCTCTGGGCAAAATGTACTTGGTGGTACAGTAACTGAAAAGGGTTGGAGACCATTGCTGTACATTACTCAATATTACTAACAATCAGCCTTAAAATCTGATATACAGCATGTCCCTTTTTTCTGTTATAAAATCACCTTAACGATATCCTGTGATTTCCCCAGATTGACTTTGTAGCGCATGATGATATCCCATACACCTCTGCTGGATCAGAGGATGTCTACAAACACATCAAGGAAGCAGGTAACTAACTGATCTGCTCTGAAACAGATATTAACCTGTAGCCAATGGAgattgtatctgtgtgtgtttgctgagTTACAGCCTACTATTTGTCACTACCTGTGTCTTGACTCTGTTTGagccctgttctctctgttgggTTTCAGGGATGTTTGTGGCCACACAGAGGACAGACGGCATCTCTACATCTGACCTCATCACCAGGATAGTGAGAGACTACGACCTCTATGTCCGACGCAACCTGCAGAGAGGCTACACAGCCAGTGACCTCAACGTTAGCTTCATCAGGGTAAGAATGACATCATAATTACCTTAGAACAATGAATGAAGTTGGAATAAACATCTGTTACATTAGCTTGCATTTGAGGAAGATGAATGGTTGTTTCAGTATTGGTGGTTGTGGTTGATAAACACTAGACCATCTTTAGCTGATTCCCTACAGCCAACCGCATGTCTAACTTGTGCAGGAGAAGAAAATCCGTCTTCAAAACCAGGTGGATCGTATGAAGGAGACGGTAAAGACAGTAGAGGAGAAGTCCAAGCACTTTGTGCACTCGGTGGAAGAGAAGAGCCAAGACCTCATCCATAAGTGGGAGGAGAAGTCCTGGGAGTTCATTAGTAATTTCCTGGAGTCGTTTGGTCCAGGTGGAGCGTGGGTAAGTTTATCTTTAGCCCACAATAGATAGATACTATGTTAGGAAGCATGAAAGGTCAATAGGGGAAGATGGTTAGTAATGATCCCATTCcatgctcgctctctctctctctgtctttccctctttccatttcttcctctctctccccctctctccctctctgtgagcAGCATGTGATCCAGGAGAAGAGTGGGCGCATGCTCCAGGCTCTGTCACCCTACACATCGCCCGTTGCCTCGCCCCGTGGCTCCCCCGGCAGCAGCCCCACCAGAGGGCGTTCTCCAtcgcctccctcctctccctcctctcaatcCCCTCGTTCTCCTCGTTCCTCCGCCACCTACCCCAAGGGTGCCTCTGCCCATCCCTCAACTTCCCTCAGCAGCATG is a window from the Oncorhynchus keta strain PuntledgeMale-10-30-2019 chromosome 6, Oket_V2, whole genome shotgun sequence genome containing:
- the LOC118385051 gene encoding choline-phosphate cytidylyltransferase B-like — protein: MVGRRRGSRATRGSQKPQQQSTGGPRKRLREPALFAKEAGYESEVPHEKLTIAQAKRGTPAIRPVRVYADGIFDLFHSGHARALMQAKNLFPNTHLIVGVCSDELTHRYKGYTVMTESERYEALIHCRYVDEVVRDAPWTLSPDFLKKHKIDFVAHDDIPYTSAGSEDVYKHIKEAGMFVATQRTDGISTSDLITRIVRDYDLYVRRNLQRGYTASDLNVSFIREKKIRLQNQVDRMKETVKTVEEKSKHFVHSVEEKSQDLIHKWEEKSWEFISNFLESFGPGGAWHVIQEKSGRMLQALSPYTSPVASPRGSPGSSPTRGRSPSPPSSPSSQSPRSPRSSATYPKGASAHPSTSLSSMSEGDDDEK